The genomic window AGCTTGGTTTTCATCTCTGCCTACTCCTGAGAGAAAAATGTGGCTCTGTAGTTGATAATGAATCCACTTTGTTAACAAGCTAAGTGAATTGTTTCTTCAGTTAGTGATGGAGCCACATCATCAGATTTTTGGTAACCAgggttgaggttttttttttttttttttttcttcttaaaccaaaacaacaaaagacaaaatctgTTTAGTGCTCTGCAGGGTTCTTACCACAAGTGGTCCAGCTCACATGCCACAGCAGTTAAAACAGGAGTAATATACAAATATTGATATACACAGGCTTGGTGTTATCTTAACAAGCAAGTAATGCATGTAAATGAAAATGCAGTCTAAAATTGGCAACAATCAAATTTCCGTTATAATACTGACAAGGCATTCGATTTGATGGTTTCCACTACTCTGCGGTAGTGGTCGGTATTAAAGGCATTGAGGTTCAGTACTCTATCCTGTACATTTGCCAGCACCTTCATTATATGTTTATACATTTTCTGGCCTTTAATTGCGATTTGCTGCTAATTATTGTATCCTTTATGTCCAAATACTGTTTTAATGCTGCCCTTTTAAATGCAACAGTTCTCTACTGGGAAAGTCTGAATCATGCCCATAATAGAACAAGGATGATTGATTCCTGGCTTTGCTCAGGATTTTCCTTCTACCaagttaacaacaacaaaaacaacaacagcagctccCCTATTATATGATGTCCAGTATTTATTGCGTGGGGAGGAGTAATCCTAGCTGCCATTTTCTCATACATGGAGATTAGTTGGAGATAGTTTTTCTCCACAAGACCTAGCTGCCTTGTTCAGAGGAATGAGACAGATGGGACACGTATTGGTGATGCTCCTGGTCGGGCTAAAAATAAGCCCCCCGACACTTGACTGTGTTTCCACTTCACTCTCACGACTGAACTCGCAACTGCAACACGGGACCCTAAAATAGGCCTCAGTGAATGGTGAATAGGCTGGTGCCAGAGCCAAGATTATTTCTCCTACGTCTCTCGAGTGAATCACCTCACCACTTCTCAAAAGAAGTTCCATGTCTCCGAGGACGGCTGTTAATGCCGTCTGTGCGGTTGATTTGAGCTAACGCCAGGCTGCTTGTAGCTTAAGCTGCAAGCAGCCAAAAGGAAGTAACAGAATTCAGACTTTCTTTTATCATTACAGACTCACAGTTCATACATGTGTTTTACACACTAATTCATTGGACAACACCAAGTTACGTGTGCAGCTATTTCTGCAGCTTTTGTGGTCAGTTCTgtcgatattttttttctccctcttcctttatttttatttatatatacttCTCTATCAAGTTGTTGACATTTTCACCTTTTTGTCACATACTGCGCGCTCCACAGACTGCATGTGTTGGCCACAAAAGATTATCTATCGCTGATTTTAGCAATACAAAAAACAGGATGTCTCTTCAGAACGCAGTTGCCGTTTCTTGTTGGCTAATTCATATAATGTTCTCTTTTGTCTTGTTCGCTTTTCCAGAGGTTTACCAACGAGGACCACTTGGcagtacacaaacacaaacatgagatGACGCTGAAATTCGGACCAGCCAGGACTGATTCGGTCATTATTGCAGGTACTCTCGTCCGTGTGAGACAGACGTTCAtcttcactgtgtttttaaatgtcctcATGCAGCATTCAGATGGACAATATTTACCCTAACGTCAGCGTGCTCCAACACTAGATATCACATGGGGTTTTACATTCAGTGTAAGTGTGAACTAACTGTGGTGTTGTTACTTTGAATAGTTATATCTGCTCATTACATTTTCCTAGACCAGACACCTACTCCCACTCGTTTCCTAAAGAACTGCGAGGAGGTTGGCCTGTTCAATGAGCTGGCCAGTTCCTTTGAACAAGATGATGATGAGAAGAGGGCCAAGAACTCTGTAAGCAACACTTGCGGTTGATGATTTTATCTTCTTTTATCTCTGCGCTTGTGCATGACCGTGTGCATTACAATGTACAGTAACCGAAGAAATTTTCTACAGAGACTCGACATGACCAGAAAGAATTACATTTTACTTCCTTCTTTTTTATCTCAAGTATTAATTCAGTCAAAAAAATTTACAAACTTGAACTTCGTGCCTTGCACACAGTCCGTGTGtcatttacatttcagtttttgcagcaatttctttttaaactgtttggtgttttattgCACTTTATATGCGTTTCAGAGCTGGGGTTGTGGCTGTTTAGTTTGTGATGAATGCccacttcccttttttttttctttttttaatatactttgATCTATATGTAGTGTAAGATTATTCTCTTTATCTGTAACTCATTTTCAGCTCCCTGCTTCCAACTCAGTGGCTTTGGACATGAGCCTGCAGACACCATCAGAGGTGAAGGTGAAACAGGAGGCACCTGTAGAAGTCGACTCTTCACCCCCAGACAGCCCTGACTCCACATCTGGGAAGTCGGACAGCTACAGGGAGCCTCTAGTTAAAGGAAAGGTACAAGAAAACTTGATAAGGGGGATTGCATAGGTGTGTAGAGAGGAGGGGAGTATCACTAAGTGATGTTGCAAGTAATTCATGATACATTGTGGCTGCAGTGGTTGCAGAAATTTGTTTGGGGGTACAAATGATGTGTGACATAAAAgcctaatttattttattttttgttttaatcttgtAGGACACACCACCCAGGAATTCAGCCCCTACCCCGACTATTGTGCGTCCAGGTTCCCTCCCACTACATTTGGGCTTTGATGCTCTGCAGCCCACCATGCCATCACCCACTTCCGTCATCACACAGGCTCCACCCTCAAATCGTACTTTGGGGTAAGTTAAGTTCCAAATCCTTTGGTTGGTCTTTGCTAAACTCTTTAAGCTTAATCttcaacttaaaataaattctagcttaaaaaacatgttttgcaaACAATGTGACAACATCTCATGTTCTTGCAAGTGAACCTTTAATATCAAAGATGCCAtcatgttctttcttttttcttttcttctttttttgtggtccCGACGGGTCAGCCACAgtcaaaaacaaccaaaagctGTGCTCTGACAAAAAATTATGCCAGTTTTGATCTTGTGAAATAGGATGTGAAGTTTTGCGAAGTATTCATGATTAATAAGAAAGATACGCAGCTTTAAAGGGAACTATtgaatttgtttttcctgttacaGACACTATAAAATAGGTGTTAGGATTACCAGCTGTTGCAGTTTTCCCCTGTTAGCACAagtctttattttcatataCAGATGTATGTAAAGTAACACAGCAGCAATTTAGATGTTATCTTGGGATAATGGAAAAGATGATCATGGTTCAcataaaatctgtaacatttcACTGAAAACAAGTACACGCTAATAAGAGAAAGTTTATAGCATATCAGTTTATTTGCATTCTAAACTCATGCATTTTATAATTGGGTATAACTTATCAAAATGTTTCTCATTTATGGACATTAATGTGTTGCATAAAAGCCCAACGATGTGTAGTACGTCAATTACTGTACGGGAAGCTACAGCTTGCAATATCCTGCACAAAACTCAGCCCATGAACCTGTAACATGATTCTTCCTTATGTCTGCAGCAATATTATATGCATAGGATTTATAaccattataaataataaaaaatgataaattaaTGTTTATATTTCCTGTTGAATCAGTCAAGTTAAGCACAGACGCTGCACAGTGTTTCAGACAAAAGTCAACAACTTCACACATTTGTGAAAATGGCTGCAGAGTGGGTAAAAATCCCTTGCTTGTCACACTCAAGGTTTCGAAGGAAGTCATAATATAAATCTTAACTTTTTATCTTTGGACATGTAAAATGTGAAACAGcattaaactggttaaaaactGGTATTAGAGGGAATGCATATATGTTAAATCATAATTTGGAGTGTTTGCATTcagatatatttatatttgacagAATTACATATTTAAGCTAAGATCAAACAATTTCACGTCATTAATATCAGAACTACtatagtctttttttcccccattttgatgttttgtttttcattcagtttagtttcagtttgtttccaCTCTGGGGTTTCTtgtctcagttttgtttctattgtttgaaaatgtttagttttagtctagtttgtattattttcaattttttagTAGATGgatgaataaatataataataacacaaaactATACAAAGTCTCAGTAAACATGACCATCATTGCCTTATCAGGGAGGTTgtaatagttttgttttttggccaaACTAGCAAACAGtaaaattctgttttaatttgagcttagtttaaatattcatatttatttttcaagtgtagttttcatttttattttaactatctaaaatgtgttttccacactggttttagtttttagttcagtttttaGCAAGTCACAATAACCTTGAACAActcaaataaaattgtattttttactGGATTATAATATTGTGTTACACACATCAACCCAGGTTTGTCATTTGATTGTGGCTGACCCTGAGAGGAACAAAATACAGTTTAGTTCATGAATCTATGAAATATTTTCTCATCATTAAGCAATGGACTGCATGTTCTATTTCTTAAAAAGCATAATTTAAAATTCATTAACAAACACAAGAGTGAATCTCCTCTTCTTATTTGTCGTCTGCTGTCTGTCTCTCCAGTTCACCGACGAGCCATTACCCTATGATGATGCTTCCCTCTGGTCAGGCAGTGCCTGTGCTGCCTGGTCCTGTTCAGATGCCTTCTGTCATTAATGTAAGGCAGACTAACAGTCTAAGTATGTTGTAACTTTACTTTATAACTTAGAAGTTGGTTTAGTTTTAACCCATGCATTTGTGTCTCATATTTGATCACCAGCTGGCTCGACCCATGTGCATGGTACCCAACATTCCTGGGATCCCTGGTCCTCCTCTGggaggcagcagcagcggctccAACTCCCCCTCTGGCTACAGCATCCACTCAGAGGCCAAGATGGTCAGCACTAGATTAGCTCTCtatttttatctatttatctgTTCTTTTTGTCTCCATCTTCACCCTCCAGCCTTCCGCTGCACAGGCTTAGGTCCTTCGTCATATGATCTTTTACTGTGGTTGCTTGTTTATGTAACCCTTTCACCTGACAACACAGTTTGCACTCATTTTATGATAGTGCAATGCACACACAGAGATTCATGCACAGTTTCCACCTTGCAGCTATGTCCCAGATGAAACTGAGAGAGTGCAGTCATTGTTTATGGTATTTAAAACATATAAAGTATCCCCTTTAGCACATTCCTCTGTTTACCCTAGCCCCTCACTCCTTCAGTCGTAAGAAGATGATCATCGTTGTAATTAAAGACAAACtttagtttgggttttttgtttttatttggggTTGGGGGGGTTTCGGGCTGATCTGCAGAATCTTTTTGTTCATGGCGCTTCTAATACGATATGATCATTATCGAGgttgctttatatatatatatatatacacatgcataTATAACATTTGACTGCTTGTGTACCTTCAGGGCTGCAATCACTTTTTAAATCATCACGGCTGAATTAGTCACAACTTAAATCAAACATGATCAAAATCCGAGAACTGCTGCGGGAGCATATAAAGCCTCCAGATCTGACTGAAGGAGGTCACATGAATCTGTTGCTGAAAACAGTTCAGAGAGAGCACATCTGTAAATGTTCTCCTCGGAGAGAATCAGGCTTCTCCATGttttaaacaactttaaaacatgCCAAAAATTGGTAACTAGGGTCTTGTCCAGGTTGTTATTGCAAAGTGTGAATCAGTTAATGTAGACGCAGCACAGTGAAGTTGTAGACATGCTGTTGGCACTGATTCAGACACGCTTTGATTATGACTTTCTACAAAGTTACAATGAagtttttcatgattttttttttttttttttaaattcctgtgGCTGTTATTGATGTTGCTTATTTGACTGTTGTTCTGTAGCGTCTGAAGGCTGCGCTGCAAAGCCCGTCAGGACAGAGTATGGGGATCATGGCCATGGGCAGCAGCCCCATGGTACCTCAGAAGGCAGAACAGAGTCAGCTGCTGGTCCAGCAGCCAGACGCACCATCACCTGCACAACCTCAGGTACTCAATGTTAAGTATAAATTCCTGActgtaacatgttttttttcatccatACAAAATATGCTTTAAACTTGGATTAAAGATGATCACATCTAAGTCATCTAAACTTTCTTTATTATATATCACATCACTTGTTTTAGTTAACAGAAAATTGGGGATATTCTTGTTGTGCCGAGATGACTCTGGTGTGTGCTGGCTAAAATGAAACTGTGACTCATACTTCCCTTTTCTCGTCTTTTTTCCACTCATctcgtctgtctgtgtgtttccttctGACCTTTACCCTGCTTCTCCCTCCAGGTATCTCCAGCACAGCCTACAGGTGGGCGTCGACGGCGGACGACAGACGATGACCCCGACGAACGAAGGCAGCGTTTCCTCGAGAGGAACCGGGCGGCAGCATCCCGTTGCAGACAGAAACGCAAACTGTGGGTCAGCTCCCTAGAGAAGAAAGCCGAGGAGCTCAGCACTTTGAACGTCTCACTGTCGGTGAGTGGGCCTCCAGTGGGTGGATGCTGGTGATGGGGCTTCTAACTACTTGTAAAAGTTTGAGAGGTGGATTCCAGATAAGATAAATGAGTTTGCATTAGTATTGAGTAAATTCTTTTTGCAAATGAACATAGCTGATAGATTTGAAACAATGGAAACCACTACATCTTGTTTCATATCTTTATTTTGTCAAATGGAAATTTTAGGTAATATTTACACCTTACGCCTTGTGGGAAATGTACGCTGCTCTGCAGTGGAAGCAAAACCATTTCAACTTTTTTGTTTCTACCGGAAAATCCATTAGGGAAGAAAAATATGGGAAGTCTGTATTTTAAATTACATAACCAAGCAttactttttttccttattGGTTTGGGAAGTGTAATGTAATTTCTGAAATTTAGTATTGTAGTACTAatcagtctgatttttttttctttttcttttccatcctCTCAGAATGAAGTGTCTCTGTTGCGTAATGAGGTGGCTCATTtaaagcagctgctgctggcccaCAAGGACTGTCCTGTAACCACCTTACAAAAGAAGACTGCCTACTTAGGTGAGCCCTGCACAGCTATGCCCTGTTCACACGGTTCTATTTAAAGTTAGAGGAAACTTGAGTCTGAATTGCATGTCTTAGATATGTAGAAATATAGTAGATGTATTGCGCAAAGCATAAAGAGCGAAAATGAAATTTGAACCTCAAAGTCGCTCTCACATTTTAATCGAAACACACGGCTTTGGTGTGTAGCTCTCTACTTGTGATTGCAAGAAGAAATGAGCAGGCCTGGGTTACAATATAGCCATGCTGCTGTGGCTTTAGTATCTTCATGTGAGCTGTAGTTTTCTTCAGTGCCCACAAAGTAATTGTAATTTTGTTGAAATAATTAGGGTTCAGTTTGTTATGGCAACGGCCACAGTGGATAATAATGTGTCCAAAAATTATTAATAGAGttggattaaaaaaagcaacatttgcAATTTAGATATTGCTAAGGGCTGATGgtaacattaaaataataaaacaagaacTATAATTAAGTAGCAAAATCTTTGTTCCAgtacttcttgttttatttatagtattttttGGGGCATTTCCTTGATTTTGGACGGGATAAAGTTACTGAATATAGCTTGATTTTCACTCGAATAAAAATTAACATAATGTCCAAAGATTTTCAGCAATGAAAACTGTGGAATGTGCTCAATATAAATGAGATAAATATCTTTGCCTGTgttgcctttttatttttttgtatagcTGCAGACGAGAGCATGAAAGACATGTCAGAGCCTACAGGTTCCCCTGCCCCGGTGATTCAGCACAGCTCTTTGGCGCCTAGCCCTTCTACGGGGCAAAACGGCCTGAGCTCAAGGGCAGCAGCTGAGGCTATGGCCATGTCAGTGCTGGCAGGAATGGGCCAGCAGCAGAGAGCTGAGAGCGGACCCTCTCACATTATCATGGCTGCACAGTCTCAATCTGCTGCCAGATGATGAGCGATGCCACCAAGGCCCACACTTGGCTCGTCACCCAGGGTAGAAAAGACTCCCACCTCCCAGGTTCCCTCATTTTTAAATTCAGAATTTCACATCTTCTCCTctgccccccctcccctctgtgGTCTTTCTAACCCTCCTGGGGAGCCATCTTGCTGGGGCCTGGAGCTCATCAGCAGCCTTCTGGGAAAGGACTGAGACTTTTAAGAGAGCTTCCTGTTAACTTTGCCATAGACTACAGGGGCTGGACTCCAATACCCCCTCCCCCCTGTTTCCTCCTGTGCGTCCCTACTCAACTGTCCTCACCCTCAGTAATAAGGACTCTTCACTGGACTGTAGGACTGCGTCAAGTATACTGCCATAACGATCTTCCCACGTGGACACGTGCCGCACAGGTGTTtcgtaaacttttttttttgtgtgtgtgaattaaaTCCGATATAAACAGCACACAGGGCTCTACACTTTTTCCAGCAGGGAACAGTGCCTTGTTCTCCTCGTCACTTTAGCCTTgcacgcacacccacacatgcCATCACAGAATGCCTCCCTATACATCCTCGGCTCCAAAGATGCGATAGTTGTCTAGAATTCTCTGACTCACATCTCAATTATTCACTCAGACCTTTAGTAAATGGTTCTCAGCCACAACACGATCTCAACCTAGACCCAAAAACCTTACCTCATGTACACCCCTTTATGATAAAGTGtattaactgtgtgtgtgtgtgattgtataTTTATGTACATCAGAACATAGCAGTTTGCCTACTCCTGATCTGATGCATTATTAGCTAGATTGTTAGCATGTGACTTTTCTAATAGGGTTTTTGATACAGTATGCGCAGCTATATTTCTTTTAACTAATTGGCACGTCCTCCCAGATTGACCCATGTAACCAAAATTATGTTAGATTGCGATTTAAAAATAAGTTTGTtggagcagatttttttttttttttcctgacctgAAGGGAATTGAACTTTTTCCACCTTTTCATATTTCCTGAAACAGGCAGGTGGTTTATTGGTGTGTAAATGGATGCCTCTTTCCATTTTTACATGTAACTGTTCTGGTGACTGTGTTTTCTTCGTGTGTGGGCCCTGCTGGAC from Astatotilapia calliptera chromosome 20, fAstCal1.2, whole genome shotgun sequence includes these protein-coding regions:
- the atf7a gene encoding cyclic AMP-dependent transcription factor ATF-7a: MGDDRPFVCSAPGCGQRFTNEDHLAVHKHKHEMTLKFGPARTDSVIIADQTPTPTRFLKNCEEVGLFNELASSFEQDDDEKRAKNSLPASNSVALDMSLQTPSEVKVKQEAPVEVDSSPPDSPDSTSGKSDSYREPLVKGKDTPPRNSAPTPTIVRPGSLPLHLGFDALQPTMPSPTSVITQAPPSNRTLGSPTSHYPMMMLPSGQAVPVLPGPVQMPSVINLARPMCMVPNIPGIPGPPLGGSSSGSNSPSGYSIHSEAKMRLKAALQSPSGQSMGIMAMGSSPMVPQKAEQSQLLVQQPDAPSPAQPQVSPAQPTGGRRRRTTDDDPDERRQRFLERNRAAASRCRQKRKLWVSSLEKKAEELSTLNVSLSNEVSLLRNEVAHLKQLLLAHKDCPVTTLQKKTAYLAADESMKDMSEPTGSPAPVIQHSSLAPSPSTGQNGLSSRAAAEAMAMSVLAGMGQQQRAESGPSHIIMAAQSQSAAR